In the genome of Coraliomargarita algicola, one region contains:
- a CDS encoding histidinol-phosphatase has product MHTPLCGHAVGEPIEYAAMAAEVGIDIITITCHIPMRWEAFGQAGIRMHREQLDDYVKLVKDTAEQAKSFGVEVLCGIEAEVYPDEAELEPMDEILAAYDFDFVLGSLHAQCRSYIEWLAKNKVKSDAMKIDSYFRHLKDGVQSGRYDSMSHPDVIRTYGVVRHFNPAEHEEVIREFLQAVVDEDICMEVNTSGLTKGAYEVHPDPLILDWAGEMGVKLTIGSDSHRPTSVGQYFEIIQPMLREKGFKDLHYFRGRQRQRIDMPAGRKLKTGSVS; this is encoded by the coding sequence ATGCACACTCCACTCTGCGGCCATGCCGTGGGTGAACCTATAGAATATGCTGCGATGGCGGCTGAGGTCGGGATTGATATAATCACGATCACTTGTCACATCCCGATGCGTTGGGAGGCTTTTGGGCAAGCAGGTATTCGCATGCACCGTGAGCAACTTGACGATTATGTGAAACTAGTCAAAGACACTGCGGAGCAAGCTAAGTCGTTTGGGGTTGAAGTGCTTTGCGGCATTGAGGCTGAAGTGTATCCAGATGAGGCTGAACTGGAGCCGATGGATGAGATTCTGGCGGCTTATGACTTTGACTTCGTGCTTGGGTCGTTGCATGCGCAATGCCGCAGTTATATTGAATGGCTAGCTAAGAATAAGGTGAAAAGTGATGCGATGAAGATCGATAGTTACTTCCGCCACCTTAAAGATGGTGTGCAGTCGGGGCGTTACGATAGTATGTCGCACCCGGATGTGATACGCACTTACGGCGTGGTCCGACATTTCAATCCTGCGGAGCACGAAGAGGTGATTCGCGAGTTTTTGCAGGCGGTTGTCGACGAAGATATTTGTATGGAGGTGAACACCAGTGGCCTGACCAAGGGGGCCTACGAAGTGCATCCGGATCCATTGATTCTCGATTGGGCGGGTGAGATGGGTGTGAAGCTCACGATCGGCTCCGACTCGCATCGGCCCACATCTGTAGGGCAATATTTCGAGATTATACAGCCTATGCTACGCGAGAAGGGCTTTAAGGATTTACACTATTTCCGTGGTCGCCAGCGGCAACGAATCGACATGCCTGCTGGGAGGAAGTTGAAGACTGGCTCTGTGTCGTGA
- a CDS encoding cupin domain-containing protein: MIKNVHDVIPEIAEGVRGGNGSVSAHKLIDLFPGSAIKSVGVVRLEPGASVGEHSHQDEEDFYYCISGTGIVVDNGSEHPFTPGTLQITRSGESQAIRNTGETELVFLGALIDCQEI, translated from the coding sequence ATGATTAAGAACGTACATGATGTAATCCCCGAAATCGCCGAAGGTGTACGCGGCGGCAACGGCAGCGTAAGCGCCCACAAGCTCATCGATCTCTTTCCAGGCAGCGCCATCAAGAGCGTCGGCGTCGTCCGTCTCGAACCCGGCGCAAGTGTCGGCGAGCACTCGCATCAAGACGAAGAGGACTTTTACTACTGTATCTCCGGCACTGGTATAGTCGTCGACAACGGCAGCGAGCATCCGTTCACTCCCGGCACCCTGCAAATCACACGCAGCGGCGAATCACAAGCGATCCGCAATACAGGAGAGACTGAACTCGTATTCCTTGGCGCACTCATCGACTGTCAGGAAATCTAG
- the trxB gene encoding thioredoxin-disulfide reductase: MEDVIILGTGCAGLTAAIYTGRAQLNPLVLEGAQPGGQLTTTSEVENFPGFPEGIDGYTMMDNLRKQAARFGARYEHAKVDKIEIVDGVKKLYAGDKVLEAKTVIVATGARPRLLGIPGETEMFGGKGVTTCATCDGAFYRDMDVVVVGGGDSAAEEALFLTRFCSKVTLVHRRDELRASQIMSDRATSHDKIEMAWNSAPTEILADEKGFTRAIRVKDTQTGEEREIPCKGVFIAIGHIPNTDFVEGLLERDGDGYIVPELGSQVKTKYEGFFAAGDCVDHVYRQAITAAGMGCQAAIEAERWLAEQE, from the coding sequence ATGGAAGACGTCATCATCTTAGGCACCGGCTGCGCCGGACTCACTGCGGCCATTTACACTGGGCGTGCACAGTTGAATCCTCTTGTGCTAGAAGGCGCACAGCCAGGCGGGCAGCTCACCACGACCTCTGAGGTTGAGAATTTTCCTGGTTTTCCAGAGGGCATCGATGGCTACACCATGATGGACAACTTGCGTAAACAAGCGGCACGTTTCGGTGCGCGCTATGAGCACGCTAAAGTGGATAAGATTGAAATCGTCGATGGTGTCAAAAAGCTCTATGCGGGCGATAAGGTGCTGGAAGCCAAGACTGTGATCGTAGCGACAGGCGCACGTCCGCGCCTGCTCGGTATCCCCGGGGAGACCGAGATGTTTGGAGGCAAGGGAGTGACGACATGTGCGACTTGCGATGGCGCTTTCTACCGGGATATGGATGTTGTGGTCGTCGGCGGCGGCGATTCCGCGGCTGAAGAGGCGCTGTTTTTGACTCGTTTTTGCTCTAAGGTGACACTGGTGCACCGTCGCGACGAGTTACGTGCCTCACAGATTATGTCGGACCGTGCGACTTCGCATGATAAGATCGAAATGGCATGGAATTCAGCGCCGACAGAGATTTTAGCGGATGAGAAAGGCTTTACACGTGCGATTCGCGTTAAAGATACCCAGACCGGTGAGGAGCGTGAAATTCCATGTAAGGGGGTTTTTATCGCGATCGGACATATCCCCAATACGGATTTTGTGGAAGGCTTGCTAGAGCGTGATGGTGATGGATATATCGTTCCTGAGCTAGGCAGCCAAGTGAAGACCAAGTATGAAGGCTTCTTTGCCGCGGGCGACTGTGTCGACCATGTGTATCGTCAAGCGATCACGGCTGCTGGAATGGGCTGTCAAGCTGCCATCGAGGCGGAACGCTGGTTAGCGGAACAGGAGTAG
- the pdxH gene encoding pyridoxamine 5'-phosphate oxidase encodes MDLSDLRQSYTKGSFSERDLLDSPFEQFEKWFREAEKCDLEEPNAMCLATADANGLPSTRVVLLKDFSEKGLTFYTNYQSRKAAQLEANPQAAANFLWLPLQRQVNVIGRVERISKAESLKYFLSRPFGSQLGAWASPQSQVITSRSILEQKLDQMKRKFAEGKVPLPDNWGGYRIVPESFEFWQGRVSRLHDRFIYKRDEAGQWVAKRLAP; translated from the coding sequence ATGGACCTTTCCGACCTCAGGCAGAGTTACACGAAGGGAAGTTTCAGCGAGCGCGATTTGCTGGACTCGCCCTTTGAGCAGTTTGAGAAGTGGTTTCGCGAAGCCGAAAAATGTGACTTGGAGGAGCCCAATGCGATGTGCTTGGCCACGGCGGATGCAAATGGTCTGCCGAGCACGCGGGTGGTCTTGTTGAAGGACTTTTCCGAGAAAGGGCTGACCTTTTACACCAATTATCAGAGTCGAAAGGCCGCGCAGCTGGAAGCCAATCCACAGGCGGCGGCCAACTTTTTGTGGCTACCTTTGCAGCGGCAGGTCAACGTGATCGGGCGGGTTGAGCGTATTTCTAAGGCGGAGTCCCTGAAGTATTTTTTGAGCCGCCCCTTTGGGAGCCAATTGGGCGCATGGGCTTCGCCGCAGAGTCAGGTGATCACTTCGCGCAGTATTTTGGAGCAGAAGTTGGATCAGATGAAACGGAAGTTTGCGGAGGGTAAGGTGCCACTGCCTGATAATTGGGGTGGCTATCGTATCGTGCCCGAGTCCTTTGAGTTCTGGCAGGGGCGTGTGAGTCGTCTGCATGACCGTTTTATCTATAAGCGTGACGAGGCTGGCCAGTGGGTGGCTAAGCGCTTGGCGCCGTAG
- a CDS encoding magnesium transporter MgtE N-terminal domain-containing protein has translation MVDENTEIDVKMESLIARGHIKPISEELKNWAIPEVADYILRLDKPHQILVYRALPRDRAAAVFAYFEPEDQDAFLEALTDADTRVLLADLSPDDRTAMLEELPATVTRRLMQLLSPEDLEESRQLLGYPEESVGRLMTPDIFVSARSGLVIMRWLIFENMVGIVRSLIFCMSLIATDC, from the coding sequence ATGGTGGACGAAAATACAGAGATTGATGTCAAGATGGAGAGCTTGATTGCGCGCGGGCACATCAAGCCAATCTCTGAAGAGTTGAAAAACTGGGCGATTCCAGAGGTTGCCGACTATATTTTACGTCTGGATAAGCCACATCAGATCTTGGTCTATCGTGCGCTCCCGCGTGATCGAGCGGCCGCTGTCTTTGCGTATTTTGAGCCGGAAGATCAGGATGCATTTCTAGAGGCGCTGACAGATGCGGATACGCGGGTGTTGCTGGCCGATTTGAGTCCCGACGATCGCACTGCGATGTTAGAAGAGCTGCCTGCTACGGTGACTCGCCGCTTGATGCAATTGCTCAGTCCAGAAGACTTGGAGGAGTCGCGCCAGCTGTTGGGCTATCCGGAAGAAAGTGTGGGGCGTTTGATGACGCCGGACATATTCGTATCCGCGCGGAGTGGACTTGTGATCATGCGCTGGCTCATATTCGAAAATATGGTCGGGATAGTGAGATCTTTAATATTTTGTATGTCACTGATAGCAACGGACTGTTGA
- the mgtE gene encoding magnesium transporter — protein MRKYGRDSEIFNILYVTDSNGLLIDIVRMRRLIMVPPTTIISEMLNYQFVCLSAYDDREVAVEQIQRYDVNALPVVDSEGVLVGIVTVDDIMDVAEEEATEDFHKGAAVTPLEMNYTAAAPAVLFKKRIGWLVILIFVNLLSAAVISSYQEYLQAYVALVLFMPLLIASGGNTGAQSATLMVRALSTGDLKLDGWWQALGKEIFVGLMLGAAMGGLTWLLGIYRSGIDVAMVVGLSMLSIVVVANLLGVLLPFTLSKFKLDPAVASSPLITSVMDAIGLSIYFSIAVAILT, from the coding sequence ATTCGAAAATATGGTCGGGATAGTGAGATCTTTAATATTTTGTATGTCACTGATAGCAACGGACTGTTGATCGACATTGTGCGAATGCGCCGCCTGATCATGGTGCCGCCTACGACGATTATATCGGAGATGCTGAATTATCAGTTCGTGTGCTTATCGGCTTATGACGACCGCGAAGTCGCGGTGGAGCAGATTCAGCGCTATGATGTGAATGCGCTGCCGGTAGTGGACTCCGAGGGGGTGCTGGTCGGTATTGTGACGGTTGACGACATTATGGACGTGGCCGAAGAAGAGGCGACGGAAGACTTCCATAAGGGGGCGGCGGTGACTCCTCTGGAGATGAACTATACCGCGGCTGCACCGGCGGTCTTGTTTAAGAAGCGCATAGGTTGGCTTGTGATTTTGATCTTTGTCAATCTGCTGTCTGCGGCAGTTATTTCGAGCTATCAAGAGTATCTACAGGCTTATGTCGCCTTAGTGTTGTTTATGCCTCTGTTGATTGCCAGTGGAGGAAATACTGGGGCCCAATCCGCCACTCTGATGGTGCGTGCGCTCTCGACGGGCGACTTGAAACTCGACGGGTGGTGGCAGGCTCTGGGCAAAGAGATTTTTGTGGGGCTGATGCTTGGCGCTGCGATGGGCGGGCTTACTTGGTTACTCGGGATTTATCGCAGTGGGATTGATGTCGCTATGGTGGTGGGATTGAGTATGTTGAGCATTGTGGTGGTGGCCAACCTGCTTGGAGTGTTACTTCCATTTACTCTGAGTAAATTCAAACTCGACCCTGCAGTGGCCAGTAGCCCGCTGATTACTTCGGTGATGGATGCGATTGGCCTCAGCATTTACTTTTCGATCGCAGTAGCGATTTTAACATAA
- a CDS encoding DEAD/DEAH box helicase encodes MAENFKSLGVRADLIQGLDGLGIQTPTPVQSAAIPFLINEGSDLIAQAQTGTGKTAAFGVPLLMKVDPAVDKIQGLIIAPTRELAKQIGKELFRFTKFCDPKIFVEVAAGGDKIEEQIQRLSRPTPILVATPGRLMDLLKAGLQLDGVRYLVLDEADEMLSMGFQQELSAIFKATPNRQATWLFSATFQKRVQGLIADHMSGNAHRVQVEPKQIVNRNIDHQFAICAREEKDAFIINYLKAQGSARGLIFCRTRAGAIRMGEELEKAGLSVGVIQGDLSQRDRDKVMRAFKKERVQFLIATDVAARGIDVEGLSFVIQHQLPDAIQYYTHRSGRTARAGKTGVSLTLIEPSERGQITKLEQSLGLNFSLVE; translated from the coding sequence ATGGCAGAAAATTTCAAATCACTGGGCGTGCGCGCTGATCTCATCCAAGGCCTCGATGGGCTCGGTATTCAAACGCCCACACCTGTGCAAAGCGCAGCAATACCCTTTTTGATTAATGAAGGGAGCGATCTCATCGCACAGGCGCAGACTGGCACAGGGAAAACTGCGGCCTTTGGTGTACCACTTTTGATGAAGGTGGACCCGGCGGTGGATAAGATCCAAGGCTTGATCATAGCGCCCACGCGCGAACTGGCCAAGCAGATCGGCAAAGAGCTTTTTCGTTTTACCAAGTTTTGTGATCCCAAGATTTTCGTCGAGGTGGCCGCAGGCGGTGATAAAATCGAGGAGCAAATCCAGCGCTTAAGTCGTCCGACTCCCATTTTAGTCGCCACTCCTGGCCGCTTAATGGATCTGCTCAAGGCCGGGCTGCAACTGGATGGTGTGCGCTATCTCGTGCTTGATGAGGCAGACGAAATGCTGAGCATGGGCTTTCAGCAAGAGCTGTCCGCCATTTTTAAGGCGACTCCAAATCGGCAAGCGACGTGGCTCTTTTCGGCAACTTTCCAGAAGCGGGTGCAGGGACTGATCGCAGACCACATGTCGGGCAATGCGCATCGCGTGCAAGTGGAGCCCAAGCAAATCGTTAATCGTAATATTGATCATCAGTTTGCGATCTGTGCACGTGAGGAGAAGGATGCCTTTATTATCAATTACCTGAAAGCGCAGGGCAGTGCGCGTGGACTCATTTTTTGCCGTACCCGTGCGGGGGCGATTCGTATGGGGGAAGAGTTGGAAAAGGCCGGCCTCTCGGTTGGTGTGATTCAAGGAGACCTCAGCCAGCGTGATCGTGATAAGGTGATGCGCGCCTTTAAGAAGGAGCGCGTCCAATTCCTGATTGCGACCGATGTGGCAGCCCGCGGCATCGATGTCGAAGGTCTGTCGTTCGTGATCCAACATCAGCTGCCCGATGCGATTCAATACTACACGCATCGCAGCGGACGCACCGCGCGTGCCGGAAAGACCGGCGTTTCTTTAACTCTGATCGAGCCCAGTGAGCGCGGCCAAATCACTAAGCTGGAGCAATCTCTTGGGCTGAACTTTAGTTTGGTCGAGTAG
- a CDS encoding type II secretion system protein gives MMFRQDVFITRSSSRSGFSLVEIAVVAGIIGLLAVMAIPAFQQARINSYASQLANDFRSFAGAFEICALELGKWPADGDGNGLPVEAEPYLEGTSWYRVPPNAGIWDWKLNSSGVVASVGLSGGNGGLDVEVFERLDEILDDGNLATGVFRQSGERYLYVLQQ, from the coding sequence ATGATGTTCAGGCAGGACGTTTTTATCACGCGTTCTTCGTCTCGTTCCGGTTTTTCGCTGGTCGAGATTGCGGTTGTTGCCGGAATTATTGGTTTGTTAGCTGTAATGGCGATCCCTGCTTTTCAACAGGCTCGCATCAATAGTTATGCCAGTCAGTTGGCGAATGATTTTCGCTCGTTTGCGGGTGCATTTGAAATTTGTGCGCTCGAGCTGGGGAAATGGCCGGCGGATGGAGATGGGAATGGATTACCTGTTGAGGCGGAGCCTTATTTGGAGGGTACTTCCTGGTATCGAGTCCCTCCGAACGCCGGCATTTGGGATTGGAAGTTGAATAGCTCTGGAGTGGTCGCGTCGGTGGGTCTATCCGGTGGTAACGGTGGACTCGATGTCGAAGTGTTCGAAAGATTGGATGAGATTTTGGACGATGGTAATCTGGCCACGGGCGTTTTTCGTCAATCGGGTGAGCGCTACCTGTATGTTTTACAGCAGTAG
- a CDS encoding tetratricopeptide repeat protein has translation MARRSNLDFELSFFESLHRRMPKDIQVASILAHIYTQVGRIDAGLKMDRKLVRLDPEDPTAHYNLACSLSLKGRNSEALEVLRTAISLGYKDFHWMQHDPDLGALHEYAGFRCLLSDLGIG, from the coding sequence ATGGCACGACGCAGTAATCTAGATTTCGAACTGAGCTTTTTCGAGAGCCTGCACCGGCGTATGCCTAAAGATATACAGGTCGCATCGATCCTTGCGCATATTTATACTCAGGTGGGGCGTATCGACGCAGGTTTGAAGATGGACCGAAAGTTGGTTCGTTTAGACCCTGAAGATCCCACCGCACACTATAATTTGGCCTGTAGTCTGAGCCTGAAAGGCCGGAATTCGGAAGCGCTCGAGGTCTTACGTACCGCGATTTCTCTGGGCTACAAAGATTTTCATTGGATGCAGCATGATCCCGACCTCGGTGCACTCCACGAGTATGCTGGATTTAGGTGCTTATTGAGTGATTTGGGGATTGGCTAA